A DNA window from Enterobacter asburiae contains the following coding sequences:
- the rlmB gene encoding 23S rRNA (guanosine(2251)-2'-O)-methyltransferase RlmB, with amino-acid sequence MSEMIYGIHAVQALLERAPERFQEVFILKGREDKRLMPLIHALEAQGVVIQLANRQFLDEKSEGAVHQGIIARVKPGRQYQENDLPDLIAELDNPFFLILDGVTDPHNLGACLRSADAAGVHAVIVPKDRSAQLNATAKKVACGAAENVPLIRVTNLARTMRLLQEENIWIVGTAGEADHTLYQSKMTGRLALVMGAEGEGMRRLTREHCDELISIPMAGSVSSLNVSVATGICLFEAVRQRGE; translated from the coding sequence ATGAGTGAAATGATTTACGGCATCCACGCGGTGCAGGCCCTTCTCGAGCGCGCACCGGAGCGTTTTCAGGAAGTGTTTATTCTGAAAGGGCGTGAAGATAAGCGTCTGATGCCGCTGATCCACGCCCTGGAAGCGCAGGGCGTGGTGATCCAGCTGGCGAATCGCCAGTTCCTGGATGAGAAAAGCGAAGGCGCGGTCCACCAGGGGATCATTGCCCGCGTGAAGCCGGGTCGTCAGTATCAGGAAAACGATCTGCCGGATCTGATTGCCGAGCTGGATAACCCGTTCTTCCTGATCCTCGACGGCGTTACCGATCCGCACAACCTCGGCGCGTGCCTGCGCAGCGCCGATGCTGCGGGCGTGCATGCGGTGATCGTGCCGAAAGATCGCTCCGCGCAGCTGAACGCGACGGCGAAGAAGGTGGCCTGCGGCGCGGCGGAAAACGTTCCGCTGATCCGCGTGACTAACCTGGCGCGCACTATGCGTCTGCTGCAGGAAGAGAATATCTGGATCGTCGGTACCGCCGGTGAAGCGGATCATACTCTGTACCAGAGCAAAATGACCGGCCGTCTGGCGCTGGTGATGGGTGCGGAAGGCGAAGGCATGCGTCGTCTCACCCGCGAGCACTGCGACGAGCTGATCAGCATCCCGATGGCGGGCAGCGTGTCGTCCCTGAACGTTTCCGTTGCGACGGGCATCTGCCTGTTTGAAGCGGTGCGTCAGCGCGGAGAATAA
- the rnr gene encoding ribonuclease R, with translation MSHDPFQEREAEKYANPIPSREFIIEHLTKREKPANREELAVELNIEGEEQIEALRRRLRAMERDGQLVFTRRQCYALPERLDLLKGTVIGHRDGFGFLRVEGRKDDLYLSSEQMKMCIHGDQILAQPLGADRKGRREARVVRVLVPKTSQIVGRYFTDAGVGFVVPDDSRLSFDILIPPEEVMGARMGFVVVVELTQRPTRRTKAVGKIVEVLGDNMGTTMAVDMALRTHEIPYIWPKAVEDQIESLREEVPEESKVGRVDLRSLPLVTIDGEDARDFDDAVYCEKKRGGGWRLWVAIADVSYYVRPHTPLDNEARSRGTSVYFPSQVVPMLPEVLSNGLCSLNPQVDRLCMVCEMTISTKGRLTGYKFYEAVMSSHARLTYTKVWHMLQGDQDLREQYAPLVKHIEELHNLYKTLDQAREERGGISFESEEAKFIFNAERRIERIEQTQRNDAHKLIEECMILANISAARFVEKAKEPALFRIHDKPTTEAITSFRSVLAELGLELPGGNKPEPRDYAELLESISDRPDAEMLQTMLLRSMKQAIYDPENRGHFGLALQSYAHFTSPIRRYPDLSLHRAIKYLLAQEQGHKGNTTETGGYHYSMEEMLQLGQHCSMAERRADEATRDVADWLKCDFMLDQVGNVFKGVIASVTGFGFFVRLDELFIDGLVHVSSLDNDYYRFDQVGQRLIGESGGQTYRLGDRVEVKVEAVNMDDRKIDFSLISSERAPRNVGKTERERAKKTGNGKPGGGKRRQAGKKVNFEPDSAFRGEKKQKPKAAKKEARSAKKPSAKTQKIAAATKAKRAAKKKQAE, from the coding sequence ATGTCACATGATCCTTTCCAGGAACGCGAAGCCGAAAAATACGCGAATCCTATTCCCAGCCGCGAGTTCATCATTGAACACTTAACAAAACGCGAAAAACCCGCCAATCGTGAAGAACTTGCCGTTGAATTAAACATTGAAGGTGAAGAGCAAATTGAAGCCCTTCGCCGCCGCCTGCGCGCGATGGAGCGTGACGGGCAGCTGGTCTTTACCCGCCGCCAGTGCTACGCGCTGCCAGAACGCCTCGATCTGCTGAAAGGGACCGTCATTGGTCACCGCGATGGCTTCGGCTTCCTGCGCGTGGAAGGCCGTAAGGACGATCTGTACCTCTCATCTGAACAGATGAAAATGTGCATCCACGGCGACCAGATCCTGGCGCAGCCGCTGGGCGCTGACCGTAAAGGCCGCCGCGAAGCGCGCGTGGTACGCGTTCTGGTGCCAAAAACCAGCCAGATCGTCGGCCGCTACTTTACCGACGCGGGCGTGGGCTTCGTGGTGCCGGACGACAGCCGTCTGAGCTTCGACATTCTGATCCCACCTGAAGAGGTGATGGGCGCCCGCATGGGCTTTGTGGTGGTGGTGGAACTCACCCAGCGCCCAACCCGTCGCACCAAAGCGGTAGGTAAAATCGTCGAAGTACTGGGCGATAACATGGGCACCACGATGGCCGTTGATATGGCATTGCGTACCCATGAAATTCCGTACATCTGGCCGAAAGCGGTTGAAGATCAGATCGAAAGCCTGCGCGAAGAAGTGCCGGAAGAGTCCAAAGTGGGCCGCGTGGATCTGCGCTCCCTGCCGCTGGTCACTATCGACGGCGAAGACGCCCGCGACTTTGATGACGCCGTCTACTGCGAGAAAAAACGCGGTGGTGGCTGGCGCCTGTGGGTCGCTATCGCTGACGTAAGCTATTACGTCCGTCCGCACACCCCGCTGGATAACGAAGCCCGCAGCCGCGGTACCTCGGTCTACTTCCCGTCCCAGGTCGTGCCGATGCTGCCGGAAGTGCTGTCTAACGGCCTGTGCTCCCTGAACCCGCAGGTTGACCGCCTCTGTATGGTTTGCGAGATGACCATCTCCACCAAAGGGCGCTTAACCGGCTACAAGTTCTACGAAGCGGTGATGAGCTCGCACGCGCGTCTGACCTATACCAAGGTCTGGCATATGCTGCAGGGCGACCAGGATCTGCGCGAACAGTACGCGCCGCTGGTCAAACATATCGAAGAGCTGCATAACCTCTACAAAACGCTGGATCAGGCGCGCGAAGAGCGCGGCGGGATCTCGTTTGAGAGTGAAGAGGCGAAATTCATTTTCAACGCCGAACGCCGCATTGAGCGTATCGAGCAGACCCAGCGTAACGACGCGCACAAGCTGATCGAAGAGTGTATGATCCTGGCGAATATCTCGGCGGCACGTTTCGTCGAGAAAGCCAAAGAGCCAGCGCTGTTCCGTATTCACGATAAGCCGACCACGGAAGCCATTACGTCGTTCCGCTCCGTGCTGGCTGAACTGGGTCTGGAACTGCCCGGAGGCAACAAGCCAGAGCCGCGCGATTACGCCGAGCTGCTGGAATCCATTAGCGATCGTCCGGATGCAGAAATGCTGCAGACGATGCTGCTGCGCTCTATGAAGCAGGCGATTTACGATCCGGAAAACCGCGGCCACTTCGGCCTGGCGCTGCAGTCTTACGCCCACTTTACGTCGCCGATCCGTCGTTATCCTGACCTCTCTCTGCACCGTGCGATCAAGTATCTGCTGGCGCAGGAGCAGGGCCATAAAGGGAACACCACCGAAACCGGTGGCTACCATTATTCGATGGAAGAGATGCTGCAGCTGGGTCAGCACTGCTCCATGGCCGAACGTCGTGCCGATGAAGCAACACGTGACGTGGCGGACTGGCTGAAGTGTGACTTTATGCTCGATCAGGTCGGTAACGTCTTTAAAGGCGTGATTGCCAGCGTGACCGGCTTTGGTTTCTTCGTTCGTCTGGACGAGCTGTTCATCGACGGTCTGGTGCACGTCTCCAGCCTGGATAACGACTACTACCGCTTCGACCAGGTCGGCCAGCGCCTGATTGGCGAGTCTGGCGGCCAGACCTATCGTCTGGGCGACCGTGTGGAAGTGAAGGTCGAAGCCGTGAATATGGACGACCGTAAGATCGACTTCAGCCTGATCTCCAGCGAGCGCGCGCCGCGTAACGTCGGTAAAACCGAGCGTGAAAGGGCGAAAAAAACCGGTAACGGTAAACCGGGCGGCGGTAAACGTCGTCAGGCGGGCAAGAAGGTAAACTTCGAGCCGGACAGCGCGTTCCGCGGCGAGAAGAAACAGAAGCCGAAGGCGGCGAAGAAAGAAGCTCGTTCAGCGAAAAAACCTTCCGCGAAAACGCAGAAAATCGCTGCCGCCACCAAAGCGAAGCGCGCGGCCAAGAAAAAGCAGGCGGAGTAA
- the nsrR gene encoding nitric oxide-sensing transcriptional repressor NsrR — protein sequence MQLTSFTDYGLRALIYMASLPEGKMTSISEVTEVYGVSRNHMVKIINQLSRAGYVAAVRGKNGGIRLGKPAQSIRVGDVVRELEPLSLVNCSSEFCHITPACRLKKALSKAVQSFLMELDNYTLADLVEENQPLYKLLLVE from the coding sequence ACGTGCGCTGATTTACATGGCGTCGTTACCCGAGGGGAAGATGACCAGTATCTCTGAAGTGACAGAGGTCTACGGCGTATCCCGTAATCATATGGTCAAAATAATCAATCAACTTAGTCGTGCCGGATACGTTGCTGCCGTCCGCGGGAAGAATGGTGGGATCCGTCTCGGTAAACCGGCACAGAGTATTCGTGTGGGCGATGTGGTACGTGAACTGGAGCCGCTGTCTCTGGTGAACTGCAGCAGCGAGTTCTGCCACATCACGCCCGCTTGCCGCCTGAAAAAGGCGCTTTCAAAGGCCGTGCAAAGTTTTCTCATGGAACTGGATAACTACACGCTGGCCGATTTGGTTGAAGAGAATCAACCGCTTTATAAATTATTGCTGGTGGAATGA